From one Thermodesulfobacteriota bacterium genomic stretch:
- a CDS encoding ABC transporter ATP-binding protein yields the protein MALVSLRGVDKEYRLGETRVRALRGVDFEIAPGEFVAVWGPSGSGKTSLLNLIGVIDDPTAGTVTVAGEDTAGLSENRKAELRNRRIGFIFQNFNLVPVLSALENVMLPLQIRGAGTREAREQALERLAEVGLADFVSHRPDKMSGGQRQRVAIARALVTGPDLVIADEPTANLDSDTSHRIIELMRRLNDAEGTTFVFSTHDPRLLDQVKRLVRLEDGKIVGEENR from the coding sequence ATGGCGCTCGTGTCGCTGCGGGGGGTGGACAAGGAGTACCGCCTCGGGGAGACCCGGGTGCGGGCGCTCCGGGGGGTGGACTTCGAGATCGCCCCCGGCGAGTTCGTGGCGGTCTGGGGCCCCTCGGGGAGCGGCAAGACGAGTCTCCTGAACCTGATCGGCGTCATCGACGACCCCACCGCCGGCACCGTCACCGTGGCGGGGGAGGACACCGCCGGGCTCTCGGAAAACCGCAAGGCGGAGCTTCGCAACCGGCGCATCGGCTTCATCTTCCAGAACTTCAACCTGGTGCCCGTGCTCTCGGCCCTGGAAAACGTGATGCTCCCCTTGCAGATCCGTGGGGCGGGCACCCGCGAGGCCAGGGAGCAGGCGCTGGAGCGGCTCGCCGAGGTGGGGCTCGCCGATTTCGTGAGCCATCGCCCCGACAAGATGAGCGGCGGGCAGCGCCAGCGCGTGGCCATCGCCCGCGCCCTGGTGACCGGCCCCGACCTGGTCATCGCCGACGAGCCCACGGCCAACCTCGACTCCGACACGAGCCACCGGATCATCGAGCTCATGCGTCGCCTCAACGACGCCGAGGGCACCACGTTCGTCTTCTCCACCCACGACCCCCGGCTGCTGGACCAGGTCAAGCGCCTGGTGCGCCTGGAGGACGGGAAGATCGTCGGGGAGGAGAACCGATGA
- a CDS encoding Glu/Leu/Phe/Val dehydrogenase, translating to MSEVLNPFDVAQAQFDEAAEMLGLEAALRELLRWPAREYKFTIPVKMDDGTTHIFHGYRVQYNDARGPNKGGIRWHPDETMDTVRALSAWMTWKCSVVDIPLGGGKGGVTCDPKKLSTGEKERLARGWVRAVARELGEHRDCPAPDVYTTPQIMAWMMDEFEAIVGRSHPAVITGKPLALGGSQGRGDATARGGVICVREAARKLGTNLHGTYAVQGFGNAGQYAALLHPEILGGGRLVAVSDTSGGIYAPQGMDPRGLVDYKLKTGKVAGFPGATALTNEELLELDVDVLYPSALENVITKANAGRVKAKISCELANGPTTPEADRILFENGVHVIPDFLANAGGVTVSYFEQVQGTYNYYWSLEEVHRLLDRKMSDAYQNVYKMHKDRSVHMRLAAYLVAVQRVAEAVKLRGWV from the coding sequence ATGTCCGAGGTCCTCAATCCGTTCGACGTCGCCCAGGCCCAGTTCGACGAGGCCGCCGAGATGCTGGGCCTGGAGGCGGCCCTGCGGGAGCTCCTGCGTTGGCCCGCCCGGGAGTACAAGTTCACGATTCCCGTCAAGATGGACGACGGCACCACCCACATCTTTCACGGTTACCGGGTGCAGTACAACGACGCCCGGGGCCCCAACAAGGGGGGCATCCGGTGGCACCCGGACGAGACCATGGACACGGTGCGGGCGCTTTCGGCGTGGATGACCTGGAAGTGCTCGGTGGTGGACATCCCCCTCGGGGGCGGCAAGGGCGGCGTCACCTGCGACCCGAAGAAGCTCTCCACCGGTGAGAAGGAGCGCCTGGCCCGGGGCTGGGTCCGCGCGGTGGCCCGGGAGCTGGGGGAGCACCGGGACTGCCCCGCCCCCGACGTCTACACCACCCCCCAGATCATGGCCTGGATGATGGACGAGTTCGAGGCCATCGTGGGCCGGTCCCACCCGGCCGTCATCACGGGCAAGCCCCTGGCCCTGGGAGGATCCCAAGGGCGGGGCGACGCCACGGCCCGGGGGGGCGTCATCTGCGTGCGGGAGGCCGCCAGGAAGCTCGGCACCAACCTCCACGGCACCTATGCGGTCCAGGGTTTCGGAAACGCCGGCCAGTACGCGGCGCTCCTCCACCCCGAGATCCTGGGCGGCGGCCGGCTCGTGGCGGTCTCGGACACCAGCGGGGGCATCTACGCACCCCAGGGCATGGACCCCCGGGGCCTGGTGGACTACAAGCTCAAGACCGGCAAGGTGGCCGGGTTCCCCGGGGCTACTGCCCTGACCAACGAGGAGCTCCTGGAGCTCGACGTGGACGTGCTCTACCCCTCGGCCCTGGAGAACGTGATCACCAAGGCCAACGCGGGCCGGGTGAAGGCCAAGATCAGTTGTGAGCTGGCCAACGGCCCCACCACCCCCGAGGCCGACCGGATCCTCTTCGAGAACGGGGTCCACGTGATCCCGGACTTCCTCGCCAACGCCGGCGGGGTGACCGTGAGCTACTTCGAGCAGGTGCAGGGCACCTACAACTACTACTGGTCCCTGGAGGAGGTGCACCGGCTCCTGGACCGGAAGATGTCCGACGCCTACCAGAACGTGTACAAGATGCACAAGGACCGCAGCGTCCACATGCGCCTGGCCGCCTACCTGGTGGCGGTGCAGCGGGTGGCCGAGGCGGTGAAGCTGCGCGGCTGGGTGTAG